A window of Thermodesulfovibrionales bacterium genomic DNA:
AGATGCTGGGAATCAAGCCTGAGCAGGCAGCCCAGGTCATAGACAGGATAGCGAAGAATATCGAAGTCTTCCAGCTTACCTCAAAAATGAACGATATGCTCTACACCTTTCTTCCGCTTTCATGGCATGAATTGAGAGACGGCGAGGTGATATTCAAAAAGTCGAAGAATACGGACAACAAGAGCAACACTTACTATTGTACTGTCAACCTCGATCTTGAACGTGCTGGGAAGATCTCCATTTCCGTCACCCTTTATAACAATTCCTTCTACGTCTCTTTCAAAGTTGATAATGAAAAGACCTGCTCACTGCTTCAATCCCATACAGTCTTACTAGAAAAGAGGTTTGCCGACGCGGGGATGTCTCTCAAGGCCGTGAATCTTACCACTGAAGAGATAGTCTTGGGGACAGTGAAGAAGGAGGAAGGGATACGCATAACGATTTGACGAAAGAAAAAGGGTCAAAGGCAGCAGCGTTACAATACACACGCGGAACAGATTCTGCTCCCAAGGTAACGGCAAAGGGAAGAGGAAAGGTTGCCGAAAAGATCCTCGAGGTCGCGAGGAAGCACAATATTCCGATTCGGGAGGATAGGGAACTCGTTGAGATCCTTTCTTCCCTTGACCTCTACCAGGAGATACCACCCGAACTTTACAGGGCCGTTGCCGAAATCCTGGCCTTTGTGTATTCGTTGAGCAGTAAGAACAAATGACCCCCCTCTCGGAGAAGATGAATTTTCACAAAGGGAAAGTAGCTGGCCTCCAACGTTATTATGATGAGCTCTATAGGGCCTTTGGGCCGCAGCATTGGTGGCCTGGTGAGACGCCCTTTGAAGTCGCTATCGGCGCAATCCTCACGCAAAACACCAACTGGGGGAATGTCGAAAAAGCCATTCAGAATCTCAAATCAGCCTCTGCCCTGAATGCAAAGACTCTGCACGAAATGCCCGTAGGCAGACTCGCTCGATTAATCAGACCCGCAGGTTATTTCAATATCAAGGCGAAGAGACTCAAGGCATTGATCAAGTTTCTTATGGAAAACTATCACGGCAGGATGAAGAGGATGGAGGGTGAGGATATGAATGTCCTGAGGAAGGAGCTTCTCTCTGTGAAGGGTATCGGACCGGAGACCGCTGATTCGATTCTCCTCTATGCCCTCGAAAAACCCGTCTTTGTCATCGACGCATACACGAAGAGGGTTCTCTCTAGACACAAGATCATGGATCATGACGAATCTTACGCCGACTTTCAGAACCTCTTTCATTCATCTCTGAAGAGAGACGTGGAACTTTTCAATGAATACCACGCGCTCTTTGTGAGGGTGGGAAAATATTACTGCAAGTCGATCCCCCGCTGCGGCGAATGTCCTCTCAGACACCTCCTGCCGGCTTAGCGTAGTGAAGTAGTTAACACATAAGCAGCGGATAGTATGATAGAATGAAAAATGACTATGGACAACCCGGAGATTGACCCTGCCGGAAACCTCTGTCCTGCTTGCGGAAACGTCCTTACCGATAAGGAGCATATCGAAGGAGGGTGGAACTGCACCTGCGGTGAGTTTATCCCCGAGGGTCTGGCCATCAAGCCGCGGGAAGGCCTTTCCAACCAGCACAGGCAGAACAAACTTTGGAGATGACGTCACACCTTGATATGGAGCATAGGGAGAGCGAGCCTCTGCCTTTTGTTCTCCCCTTTGAAAAGATCGGTCTTTCGCTCCGGCGTATCCCCCCTCTCCCCCTCGTGTTGTGACTGAAGCTTCGTCGGCAGGCTCGATGCGTGGTGAACGGCGTACTTCCCGTAACGCTGCGAAAGATGATCAACGGTTTCGTATATCCTCGACATCTTCCCGACCCGTGCTCTGTCATCAAAGAGTGAATATTCGATCTTCTCTTCTGCAAGCAATCCTCCAAGGACAACGCCGGTCTGACGGTAGAGGTGACCGGGTTGGTAAAGATGAAGAAACCCCTTCCGCAGGGGCTCAAAAAGGTCTGCCGGAAAAGCGGTCGGCTGACATAAGGTCATCTCAATTCCCGTGTCCCTGAAATCCTGGGTCCTGAGAAAGAGGATCAGCCGCGTCGCTGCGAGCCTGTATCTCCTGACCTTGATGCAGGCACTTTCGAGGTTCCTGGAGAGTTGGCCAAAAATGAAGGTTTTGTCGGCCGATGGCGGCGTAAAGGTCTTCGCCTTGCTTATTGATTGATAGGTGCTCTTTCTCTCGGTAACGACGGGATAGACAGACCTCCCGTTCAGCTCATGCCATATTTCCCGATAAGGTTTGGAGAGATGCTTATCAATAAACCCCTGATCCCTTCGCGCGAACTGGAGAGCGGTGGTGATCCCGAACTTCCTGAGAAAGGCAGCAGTGTTCGGGCCGATACCCCAGACCTTTTCGACCGGCAGATTCTCAAGGAAGATATGGATCTCCCTGCCAGGGATGAGCGTGAGACCGTGGGGCTTGTTCTGTTTCGAGGCTATCTTCGCCAGGACCTTCGAGAGGCTCACCCCTACCGATACCGTAATCCCAAGCTCCCTCTCGATCGTATCTTGCATCTTCTTTGCAATCATTCCATAAGGGCCGTGGAAGCTTCTTCTCAGACCAGTGAGATCGACAAAGGCCTCGTCTATGGAGTATTCCTCAACATCAGGAGAGAAGCGCCTCAGTATCTCGAACATCCGGACAGAGAAGAGGCTGTATGTCTCATAATCCGACGGGAGGATGATAGCATCTGGACAGAGTTTCTTGACATCGGAGAGTCTTATCCCTCTTGTTACCCCTTTTGCCTTCGCCTCGTAACTGGCGGCAGCGACGATTCCTCGTTCCTTCCCTGTTATGACCGGTTTGGCTTTCAGGTCCGGATGGATTGCCTGCTCACAGGAGGCAAAGAAGGCGTCGGCGTCCACGTGGAGAATCGCCTGCGGCCAGGAACGAATGGTGAGGGGAGTGTTGTCCATAAGACTAATACGCTTTTCGGGATATAAGAGTCATCTGTTCACTATACTGCCGACTTATTTCTTTGGCCAAGGATAGGTTGCTTCAACAATGTTCCTGTAATTATCGTCTAATGTTGGCTGCAGGGCGACAATAGAGGCGACCCGCCGGGCCATCTCCATCACGTACCTGACTTCCTCTACCGTCAGGCCACGGCCAAGCAGGTCTTTCTCCCGATACGAAAGCCATTTCTTGATAACCTGGTAACCGCCGATAGTGTACTGCCACACAGCCTTCGGTACATTTCGCCAACAGGCAATGTCGTTGAGATAGATGTCCAACACTTCACCGTTGTCGATGATCTTGCCTTTCCCCGGCATGGTGACGCCGCCCTTGCCCGCATGGCCCCACCCCGCCGTGACATCAAGGTCTCCTGCCTCGGGCTTCGCCTGTTTGCCGTCCACGCGCTCGAATACCGCAATACCTCTGAGATCGTCACGTATATTTCCCGTTGTCACTTCCGTAACCGGCGTCTCGGTATCCAACAGGGCTGCGATCTGCCGCCCCAGTTCTGCGGAAGCGAGGAGGAGATCCTTGTTGTTCGGCAAAGGAATCCTTGGCCAATCTTGCCGGATACCGTCGGCGTTCTCGGTCAGATAGGCCGGGGCATAGCCGATCGCAAGAGCGTGGAACCAGATCGCCTCGGCGCTTGACTGGTCCGCATCCGGATCAGGAAGACCAAGCGCGGTGAGATACGCACGTGCGATGGCTGAGAGGTTGGCAGTGATCTTTTGCGAATCGTGTTCCATTCCTGGTAAAGCCCGAGAGCCGGTCTTACTGCGGCGCGACAGACTGGCAGACCATTCCTTGAGCCTGAGAGGAAAATGACGCGCATGCCCGGAGATGCAGTCGTAGTCGCATACGATTGGCGACAACAAAAAAGGCGGCCCTTCGGGTTCTTTGTCGGCCGTATCGCGCGTTATAAAGAACCGGTTGCCTAGAAATCGCTGATTCAACAACTGTGGCGCTGGTCTCGAAAATAGCGGCGCTATTTGAGCATCAAGATATGCAATACGAATATCAAATGGTTTAAATGGATATACAATAATGTTGTCAGGACTGTAAGTAATTTTGTCATCACTTTTGAGTTTTAGTCGTACCTTGGCAGCATCAAATTCACCAGAAGATGTCATCCACTCGGGAATAGAGCTTGCGATGTGGTCGTCAGGCACGCCTTTATTTAAATACTTATCCAGTAGTTTAAGTCTCGTTTTCTGATCAGGAAAAACAATCAGCGAATTCCCCCTACGCTCAATTGGCCCATTGAATGGTGGCTTTTCACAGAGATCTATTATCTTCGGCCAT
This region includes:
- a CDS encoding EscU/YscU/HrcU family type III secretion system export apparatus switch protein; translation: MTKEKGSKAAALQYTRGTDSAPKVTAKGRGKVAEKILEVARKHNIPIREDRELVEILSSLDLYQEIPPELYRAVAEILAFVYSLSSKNK
- a CDS encoding endonuclease III domain-containing protein, encoding MNFHKGKVAGLQRYYDELYRAFGPQHWWPGETPFEVAIGAILTQNTNWGNVEKAIQNLKSASALNAKTLHEMPVGRLARLIRPAGYFNIKAKRLKALIKFLMENYHGRMKRMEGEDMNVLRKELLSVKGIGPETADSILLYALEKPVFVIDAYTKRVLSRHKIMDHDESYADFQNLFHSSLKRDVELFNEYHALFVRVGKYYCKSIPRCGECPLRHLLPA
- a CDS encoding DNA polymerase IV — translated: MDNTPLTIRSWPQAILHVDADAFFASCEQAIHPDLKAKPVITGKERGIVAAASYEAKAKGVTRGIRLSDVKKLCPDAIILPSDYETYSLFSVRMFEILRRFSPDVEEYSIDEAFVDLTGLRRSFHGPYGMIAKKMQDTIERELGITVSVGVSLSKVLAKIASKQNKPHGLTLIPGREIHIFLENLPVEKVWGIGPNTAAFLRKFGITTALQFARRDQGFIDKHLSKPYREIWHELNGRSVYPVVTERKSTYQSISKAKTFTPPSADKTFIFGQLSRNLESACIKVRRYRLAATRLILFLRTQDFRDTGIEMTLCQPTAFPADLFEPLRKGFLHLYQPGHLYRQTGVVLGGLLAEEKIEYSLFDDRARVGKMSRIYETVDHLSQRYGKYAVHHASSLPTKLQSQHEGERGDTPERKTDLFKGENKRQRLALPMLHIKV